From Fulvivirga lutea:
TTTCTTCAGCACTCATTTCATTCTCATTCTCTGCATTGTTTCTAATGAGCATTAAGTATTCTTTCATTTCAATAAAGTGTTTTGGTTCACCTATATATCAATTAAGTTACTTAATCGGGGACATTATTACAGAAAATAGTTTAGCAGTGAGTGGTGTTTTGCAAAGTGTAATGCTGTACTGAAGTTAATTGGAACTTGCCCTTAATGTGTTATTTGATGGTTTCTGCTATCTATCTTTAATCCGATACATAAACTTTAATCCCGACCAGGTTTTATCTACTGCACAAACTTTCACATCTACAAGACCATTGGCCAGGCCATATTCGCGAACGATATTGCCATCCAAATCGGTTGGTACTTTTGATGCCTTTTTGGGCCATGACACCCAAAGAGTTCCTTTTTTTGCTAGTTGAGATTTGCATGATTTAAAATGAGCATCCATTTCTTTATGTGTAAATACAAAAAGATGAATGAAGTCTAATTCAGAATCAGTTTTCTTAGCTTCTTCAATTTCAGGTAAGTCGGCAAACAGGTTAAAGTAATGCTCAGGTTGGTTTACAAATAGCACTTTGTAGCCTTCTTTAATTCCAAGTTTTTTGGCTAGTGGGGTTCCTGAGTAGCCTGCGTTCATACAATTAAAATAACAATTTATTCTGAATCAACTGCAGTTGGACGTTTTGATTAGAAAGAGTTTCTAAATAATAGCACGCTTTATTCCATATGTGGCACACATCTCATCCATTTTCTTATCAAAAGCTTCGCGATAGTAGGCTGGCAGCTCGTTATGCTTCGAAAATAGCCTCTGATACTTTGGGACTAGTTCTGGGTAATGCTTTTCTATAGCACCAAGAACCAATGTTTTGCTATCTGCTTTTCCTTCGCCATAAAGCGCAATGGTTGCAGGTAGAATATAGTCAACATCAACTTTTTTGAATACCTCAAATGAAGCAGTTAATTGCTCTGTAGTGTCTGTTATATAAGGGATCATAGGCATAA
This genomic window contains:
- a CDS encoding DUF3052 domain-containing protein encodes the protein MNAGYSGTPLAKKLGIKEGYKVLFVNQPEHYFNLFADLPEIEEAKKTDSELDFIHLFVFTHKEMDAHFKSCKSQLAKKGTLWVSWPKKASKVPTDLDGNIVREYGLANGLVDVKVCAVDKTWSGLKFMYRIKDR